The Candidatus Pelagibacter sp. IMCC9063 genome has a window encoding:
- the topA gene encoding type I DNA topoisomerase, with protein MNLVIVESPAKAKTINKYLGSNYIVLASFGHVRDLPSKNGSVDTENNFNMVWEIDTASKKHIKEIADAAEDCEKIILATDPDREGEAIAWHVRHILEDKNLLKGKKVERVVFNEITKKAVVYGVENPRDLNIELVNAYLARRALDYLVGFNISPILWTKLPGSKSAGRVQSVALKIIVEREYEIELFKPEEFWTLNAVFKNSQNKEINSKLNIYDSKKVEKFSFKNKKAAENAVAEINKNEFKVKSIESKPFKRNPYAPFRTSTMQQDASRKLGFGASRTMQVAQRLYQGIDIEGETVGLITYMRTDGTDISLDAVADCRTFIKNEIGEKYLPSEARNYSGKKAKNAQEAHEAIRPTDITRTPNSLKSKLDKDQMRLYELIWNRTVSSQMESAEFERTAIDFTNQSSSMIFRANGSIQKFDGFLKLYQEVKDEDDKEKEDSDEDNILPEVVKDEILKIDKVLNEQHFTQPPPRYSEASLVKKLEELGIGRPSTYASIISVLSTRNYVEVLNKKFTPTDRGKLITSFLNQLFTRYVDYNFTAGLEESLDDITTGKADWIEVLAKFWKEFNQNVLEVKELRTRAILDMMNESLGEIIFDKDNEGKIKRSCECGGELSLKTGRFGAFIGCSKYPDCKFTRPMSRIKAAEQDYLAEPKEIGKTEDDKNIVLKKGRFGPYLQVGNDEKEMKNVSIPKGISLDDIDLDKARFLASLPKVLGQYPENSMDITLNNGRYGPYVKCDKKSATLEAPEDIFSIGLNKAITMIADAKPGRRSSNEIKLIGEHPEDKKPVKVMKGSYGPYIKYKTINATIPDDKDPESVTMEEALDLIEKRLEYDSTKKGKKIKKKTAKKRKPKKKADKNKDEEK; from the coding sequence ATGAATCTCGTAATAGTAGAAAGCCCAGCAAAAGCTAAAACAATTAATAAATATCTTGGGTCTAATTACATAGTATTAGCTAGCTTTGGTCATGTGAGAGACCTTCCATCAAAAAACGGATCCGTTGATACAGAGAATAATTTTAATATGGTCTGGGAAATAGATACTGCTTCTAAGAAACATATCAAAGAAATAGCAGATGCTGCTGAAGATTGTGAAAAAATAATTCTAGCTACTGACCCAGACAGAGAAGGAGAAGCCATAGCTTGGCATGTAAGACACATACTGGAAGATAAAAATCTTTTAAAAGGTAAAAAAGTAGAAAGAGTTGTTTTTAATGAAATTACCAAAAAAGCAGTCGTGTATGGAGTTGAAAATCCAAGAGATTTAAACATAGAGTTAGTAAATGCGTATTTAGCTAGAAGGGCCTTGGATTACTTAGTTGGCTTTAACATATCACCAATTTTATGGACTAAATTGCCGGGTTCAAAGTCAGCAGGCAGAGTTCAATCCGTAGCATTAAAAATTATTGTAGAAAGAGAGTATGAAATAGAACTTTTTAAGCCTGAGGAATTTTGGACTTTAAATGCAGTTTTTAAAAATAGCCAAAATAAAGAAATTAATTCAAAACTAAATATATACGATTCAAAAAAAGTTGAAAAATTTTCATTCAAGAACAAAAAAGCTGCGGAAAATGCAGTTGCTGAAATAAATAAAAATGAATTCAAGGTTAAAAGTATTGAAAGCAAGCCATTTAAAAGAAATCCCTACGCTCCTTTCAGGACTTCCACAATGCAACAAGATGCGTCAAGAAAATTGGGCTTTGGAGCTTCAAGAACCATGCAGGTAGCTCAAAGATTATATCAAGGCATAGATATAGAAGGCGAAACAGTAGGTCTAATTACATACATGAGAACAGATGGTACTGATATTTCCTTGGATGCAGTAGCGGATTGCAGAACATTCATAAAAAATGAAATTGGTGAAAAATACTTACCTTCAGAAGCAAGAAATTATTCTGGGAAAAAAGCCAAAAATGCTCAAGAAGCGCATGAAGCTATTAGACCAACAGATATAACAAGAACTCCCAATTCCTTAAAGTCAAAATTAGATAAGGATCAGATGAGACTTTATGAATTAATATGGAATAGAACTGTATCTTCTCAGATGGAGAGTGCAGAGTTTGAAAGAACTGCCATTGACTTTACAAACCAGTCTAGCAGTATGATATTTAGAGCCAATGGCTCTATTCAGAAATTTGATGGATTCTTAAAGCTTTATCAAGAGGTTAAGGATGAGGATGATAAAGAAAAAGAGGATTCTGATGAAGATAATATTTTACCAGAAGTGGTAAAAGATGAAATTTTAAAAATTGACAAAGTCCTTAATGAACAGCATTTTACCCAACCACCTCCAAGATACTCAGAAGCTAGTTTAGTTAAGAAGCTAGAAGAGCTAGGGATTGGAAGACCCTCTACTTACGCAAGTATTATTTCTGTTTTATCAACTAGAAACTATGTTGAAGTACTCAATAAAAAATTTACTCCCACAGACAGAGGAAAGTTAATTACTTCTTTTTTAAACCAATTATTTACTAGATACGTTGATTATAATTTTACTGCAGGCTTAGAAGAAAGTCTTGATGATATAACAACAGGTAAGGCTGACTGGATTGAGGTCTTGGCTAAATTTTGGAAAGAATTTAACCAGAATGTTCTCGAAGTCAAAGAATTAAGAACTAGGGCTATCCTAGACATGATGAATGAAAGCTTGGGAGAAATTATTTTTGACAAAGATAATGAAGGCAAAATAAAAAGGTCTTGTGAATGTGGTGGTGAATTAAGTTTAAAAACCGGAAGATTTGGTGCTTTCATTGGTTGTTCAAAATATCCTGATTGCAAATTTACACGTCCCATGTCACGTATTAAAGCAGCTGAACAAGACTACCTTGCCGAACCAAAAGAAATTGGAAAAACAGAAGACGATAAAAATATAGTTTTAAAAAAAGGTAGATTTGGACCCTACTTGCAAGTTGGAAATGATGAGAAGGAAATGAAGAATGTATCTATTCCTAAGGGCATATCTTTAGATGATATAGACCTTGATAAAGCCAGGTTCTTAGCTTCATTGCCGAAAGTATTGGGACAGTATCCTGAAAACAGTATGGATATCACTCTTAACAATGGAAGATATGGCCCATATGTTAAATGTGATAAAAAATCAGCTACTTTAGAAGCTCCTGAGGACATTTTTTCAATAGGTTTAAATAAAGCTATCACTATGATTGCAGATGCCAAACCAGGAAGAAGGTCTTCTAATGAAATTAAACTTATTGGAGAACATCCAGAAGATAAAAAACCAGTAAAAGTTATGAAAGGTTCTTACGGACCTTATATCAAATACAAAACAATTAATGCTACGATACCTGATGATAAAGACCCTGAAAGCGTAACTATGGAAGAGGCTCTTGATTTAATTGAAAAAAGATTAGAGTATGACTCAACCAAAAAAGGTAAAAAAATAAAAAAGAAAACAGCTAAGAAAAGAAAACCTAAAAAAAAAGCTGATAAAAATAAAGATGAAGAAAAATAA
- the clpA gene encoding ATP-dependent Clp protease ATP-binding subunit ClpA, with product MATFTKSLEKSISKAFQVATEKNHQYVTLEHLLLSLTDEEDALNVMKACSVDTDLLKENLEYYIDNELDNIVNSEKNNDPQPTSGFQRVIQRSIVHVQSSGKSEVTGANILVSLFAERESHATYFLQEQEVTRYDVVNFISHGITKIDNFTYVDSANEKSKTRESSPNSPLDTYCVNLIKRAEKNKIDTLVGRNDEVDRITQILCRRTKNNPLLVGDPGVGKTAIVEGLANKIFRNEVPDILKDNVIYSLDMGLLIAGTRYRGDFEERLKAIINEIEKNPKYILFIDEIHSLVGTGSTSGNSMDAANMLKPALQSGQIRCVGSTTFSEYRQFFEKDRALQRRFQKIDVSEPSVEDAYKIMFGLKAKYEDFHKVKYSDDAIRASVDLSYKYIGNKRLPDKSIDIIDELGSYESLKKNDQKKDVLDESDIEKIVSKITKIPEKNITLNDRNYLKDIEKNLKRIIYGQDHAIEALASSIKLSRSGLRDSNKTIGNYLFSGPTGVGKTELAKQLAKTLGVELIRFDMSEYSERHTISKLIGAPPGYVGFDQGGQLSELVEKNPHAVLLIDEIEKAHPDIYNILLQIMDYGNLTDQNGKKIDFRNIILILTTNAGATDLEKNQIGFVKETYNNNDFETIKKIFTPEFRNRLDSVIRFNNLNKEIIRQVVSKFIIELEIQLNARDITIELSDEACDLICSIGYSQTMGARPISRTIDEKIRKPLANEIIHGKLIDGGFVFIDCKDTKFNFKITKLEKVSLKN from the coding sequence ATGGCAACTTTTACCAAATCATTAGAGAAATCTATTTCTAAAGCTTTTCAAGTTGCTACAGAAAAAAATCACCAATATGTAACTTTGGAACACTTGTTGCTTTCGCTGACAGATGAAGAGGATGCTTTAAATGTTATGAAGGCTTGTAGTGTAGACACAGATTTATTAAAAGAAAATCTTGAGTATTACATTGATAACGAATTAGACAATATTGTTAATTCTGAAAAAAACAACGACCCTCAGCCAACATCTGGATTTCAAAGAGTAATTCAGAGATCTATTGTTCATGTTCAGTCTTCTGGTAAAAGCGAAGTAACAGGTGCAAATATTTTAGTTTCTCTATTCGCAGAGAGGGAAAGTCATGCAACTTACTTTTTGCAAGAGCAGGAAGTTACCAGATATGATGTTGTAAATTTTATTTCTCACGGTATTACAAAAATTGACAATTTCACCTATGTGGATAGTGCTAATGAAAAGAGCAAAACAAGAGAATCTAGTCCAAACTCACCACTTGATACCTATTGTGTTAATTTAATAAAGAGGGCAGAAAAAAATAAAATTGATACTCTTGTAGGAAGAAATGACGAGGTTGACCGAATAACTCAAATTTTGTGTAGGCGGACAAAAAACAACCCTCTATTAGTCGGGGATCCAGGTGTTGGCAAAACTGCAATAGTTGAAGGTCTGGCCAATAAAATTTTTAGAAACGAAGTGCCTGACATTCTTAAAGACAATGTAATTTATTCATTGGATATGGGACTTTTAATAGCAGGAACTAGGTATAGAGGAGATTTTGAAGAAAGATTAAAGGCTATTATTAATGAAATAGAAAAAAATCCAAAATACATTTTATTTATTGATGAAATACACTCGCTTGTTGGAACTGGATCTACTTCTGGAAATTCTATGGATGCTGCCAATATGCTCAAACCTGCTTTACAATCTGGTCAGATTAGGTGCGTTGGTTCAACAACTTTTTCTGAATATAGACAGTTTTTTGAAAAGGATAGGGCCTTACAAAGAAGATTTCAAAAAATTGATGTTTCTGAACCTAGTGTTGAAGATGCATATAAAATAATGTTTGGACTAAAAGCTAAGTATGAAGATTTTCATAAAGTTAAATACTCTGATGATGCGATAAGAGCTTCGGTTGATCTTTCTTACAAATACATAGGAAACAAAAGACTGCCAGACAAGTCAATTGATATTATAGATGAACTAGGATCGTACGAGTCATTAAAAAAAAATGATCAAAAAAAAGATGTGTTAGATGAGTCAGATATAGAAAAAATAGTTTCTAAAATAACAAAAATTCCAGAAAAAAATATTACCTTGAATGATAGAAACTACTTAAAGGATATAGAAAAAAACTTAAAAAGAATAATTTATGGGCAAGATCATGCCATAGAAGCATTGGCCAGCTCCATTAAGCTCTCTCGGTCAGGCTTAAGAGATTCTAATAAAACTATTGGTAATTATTTATTTAGCGGTCCTACAGGAGTGGGAAAAACAGAACTAGCCAAACAACTGGCAAAAACATTGGGAGTTGAGCTTATTCGTTTTGACATGTCAGAATATTCTGAACGGCATACAATTTCTAAGCTTATAGGTGCGCCTCCAGGATATGTAGGTTTTGATCAAGGTGGGCAACTTTCGGAATTGGTTGAAAAAAATCCTCATGCTGTTTTGTTAATTGATGAAATAGAAAAAGCACATCCTGATATTTATAATATTTTACTACAAATAATGGACTATGGAAATTTAACTGACCAAAATGGTAAAAAAATTGATTTTAGAAATATTATTTTGATTTTAACTACGAATGCAGGGGCTACAGATTTGGAAAAAAATCAAATTGGTTTTGTAAAAGAAACCTATAATAATAATGATTTTGAAACTATAAAAAAAATATTTACTCCAGAATTTAGAAATCGTTTAGATTCGGTAATTAGATTTAATAATTTAAATAAAGAAATTATAAGACAGGTAGTAAGTAAGTTTATTATTGAGCTAGAAATTCAGTTGAATGCTAGAGATATTACTATTGAATTATCTGATGAGGCTTGCGATTTAATTTGTAGCATTGGTTATAGTCAAACAATGGGAGCCAGACCCATATCTAGAACGATCGATGAAAAAATAAGAAAACCCTTGGCCAATGAAATTATCCATGGAAAATTAATTGATGGAGGTTTTGTATTTATTGACTGTAAAGACACTAAATTTAATTTTAAAATTACTAAACTTGAAAAAGTTTCTTTAAAAAATTAA
- the plsY gene encoding glycerol-3-phosphate 1-O-acyltransferase PlsY, which produces MESLIIVTIYSYILGSIPFGLIFSKILGFGDIRKIGSGNIGATNALRTGSKKLAFLTLLFDVGKGSLAVFLTLKYFNEHSYTSAIFVYLGHIFPLWLKFKGGKGVATYVGVILLINPILFLVFIFSWLLTAKILKVSSVSALVAYFIVTTASFFIYDQNIFLLNFFFLIFSIYTHRENIKRLMQKIEK; this is translated from the coding sequence ATGGAATCTTTAATTATAGTTACAATCTATTCTTATATTCTTGGCAGTATTCCATTTGGTTTAATTTTTTCAAAAATTTTAGGTTTTGGAGACATTAGAAAAATAGGATCTGGAAATATTGGTGCGACAAACGCCCTTAGGACGGGAAGTAAAAAACTTGCATTTTTAACTTTGCTGTTTGATGTTGGAAAAGGCTCTCTTGCTGTCTTTTTAACTCTTAAATATTTTAACGAACACTCTTATACGTCGGCAATATTTGTTTATCTTGGGCACATTTTTCCTTTGTGGCTGAAATTTAAAGGAGGAAAAGGTGTCGCTACATACGTGGGCGTAATTTTGCTTATTAATCCAATTTTATTCTTGGTCTTTATTTTTAGCTGGTTACTTACTGCAAAAATTTTAAAGGTCTCTTCCGTGTCAGCATTGGTGGCTTATTTTATCGTAACGACTGCATCTTTTTTTATTTATGATCAAAATATTTTTTTATTAAATTTTTTCTTTCTAATTTTTTCTATTTACACCCATAGAGAAAATATTAAGCGTCTCATGCAAAAAATAGAAAAATAA
- the pyrC gene encoding dihydroorotase: MKKKAIINTRILDPRNNIDEIGGILINDSGKIEAIGKKVTKENVSNAEIYDCKNKVSIPGIIDMRVFVGEPGFEYKENFRTLSQAAVSGGVTGVATMPNTLPLIDNVSTLDFVKRRSRDKSIIKIFPMATLTKGAKGLDMTEFGLLKLRGAWGFTDGTQSIQSNKVMDQIFNYGKNTDILIIQFAQDNELSENGMINDSLQATKLGLKSIPESAEQLIIERDLRLLENYNTKYHIALISSKKSLEIIKNAKDRGLKFTVGVSINNLSLNENDIGDFKTFLKLSPPLRSEEDRLALIDGVKQGLINVIVSDHKPEDEESKRLTFQQATTGASGIESLLSLGLELVHNGSCDLNTLIKNLTSNPAKILGIRNGTLSVGSEADIAVFDLNKPWVFKKENIKSKSKNTAIEDRKLQGKVEKTFINGDLAFSE, encoded by the coding sequence ATGAAAAAAAAAGCTATAATCAATACAAGAATTTTAGATCCAAGAAATAATATAGATGAGATTGGTGGAATTTTGATTAATGATAGTGGAAAAATAGAAGCGATTGGAAAAAAGGTTACAAAAGAAAATGTTTCGAATGCTGAGATTTATGATTGCAAAAACAAAGTGTCGATACCGGGAATAATAGATATGAGGGTCTTTGTCGGTGAACCAGGTTTTGAATACAAGGAAAATTTTAGGACTCTAAGTCAAGCTGCAGTTTCTGGAGGCGTAACAGGAGTCGCTACCATGCCCAATACCTTGCCGTTAATAGATAACGTTTCAACATTAGATTTTGTTAAAAGAAGATCCAGAGACAAATCAATCATCAAAATATTTCCAATGGCTACCTTAACTAAGGGGGCTAAAGGATTGGACATGACAGAATTTGGCCTTTTAAAACTTAGAGGTGCATGGGGATTTACAGATGGTACCCAATCCATTCAAAGCAATAAAGTTATGGATCAGATATTTAACTACGGAAAAAACACTGACATACTTATAATTCAATTTGCTCAAGATAATGAATTATCAGAAAATGGAATGATTAATGATAGTTTACAGGCGACCAAGCTTGGTCTTAAAAGTATTCCAGAATCTGCAGAGCAGTTAATAATCGAGAGAGATCTAAGACTTTTAGAAAATTACAATACCAAATATCATATAGCTTTAATATCTTCAAAAAAATCATTAGAAATTATTAAAAATGCAAAAGATCGTGGGTTAAAATTTACAGTAGGTGTTTCTATAAATAATTTGTCTCTTAATGAAAATGATATTGGAGATTTTAAAACTTTTTTAAAACTTTCTCCCCCATTAAGATCTGAGGAAGATCGACTTGCACTTATAGATGGTGTTAAGCAAGGATTGATAAATGTTATTGTTTCTGATCACAAGCCAGAAGATGAAGAATCGAAAAGATTAACATTTCAACAAGCGACTACTGGAGCATCTGGAATTGAAAGTTTGTTATCATTAGGTCTTGAGTTGGTTCATAATGGAAGTTGCGATCTAAATACACTGATTAAGAATTTAACATCTAATCCAGCAAAAATTTTAGGAATTAGGAACGGCACTTTGTCTGTTGGTAGCGAAGCTGACATTGCTGTATTTGACCTTAATAAACCCTGGGTCTTTAAAAAAGAAAATATAAAATCTAAATCAAAAAATACTGCAATAGAAGATAGAAAGCTGCAAGGCAAAGTTGAAAAGACTTTCATAAATGGTGATTTAGCTTTTTCTGAATAA
- a CDS encoding ATP-dependent Clp protease adaptor ClpS: MSKTLTAIRKRKLSTKTTKPPYYNVILLNDDFTTMEFVIQVLIIFFKMTNNKAKNVMLKIHEDGSAICGTYTKDIAKTLTSLVNNYAKQNLFPLKCIMEVK, from the coding sequence ATGAGTAAAACTTTAACTGCTATAAGAAAAAGAAAACTATCCACAAAAACTACCAAACCACCTTATTATAATGTCATTCTATTAAATGATGATTTCACAACTATGGAATTTGTTATACAAGTTTTGATAATATTTTTTAAAATGACAAACAATAAAGCTAAAAATGTTATGCTAAAAATTCACGAAGATGGTTCTGCTATTTGCGGCACATATACAAAAGATATTGCAAAAACCTTAACATCACTAGTTAACAATTATGCTAAACAAAATTTGTTTCCCTTAAAGTGTATAATGGAGGTTAAATAA
- a CDS encoding RidA family protein, whose translation MSAIEKKLKELNIEIPIPPSPVGNYLAYKISGNKIYISGQLPINKDGNMIKGKIGNELTEEDGKKAALLCILNSIGHLKNAVENLDKVKSCIKINGYINSVNNFENHPTLLNSASDLLVKIFGEKGKHARAVVGVSSLPLNAAVEIETIFEIEI comes from the coding sequence ATGTCTGCAATTGAGAAAAAGTTAAAAGAATTAAATATCGAAATACCAATACCACCGTCGCCTGTTGGAAATTACTTGGCATACAAAATTAGTGGTAACAAAATATATATATCTGGACAGTTACCGATTAATAAAGATGGAAACATGATTAAGGGGAAAATTGGAAATGAACTAACAGAAGAAGATGGCAAAAAAGCTGCTCTACTATGCATATTGAATAGCATAGGACATTTAAAAAATGCAGTTGAAAATTTAGATAAGGTAAAAAGTTGTATTAAAATTAATGGCTATATCAATTCAGTAAATAACTTTGAAAATCATCCTACTCTATTAAACTCAGCTTCCGATCTACTGGTTAAAATATTTGGTGAAAAAGGTAAACATGCAAGAGCTGTTGTGGGAGTGTCTAGCCTCCCATTAAATGCTGCTGTGGAAATTGAAACTATTTTCGAAATAGAAATTTAA
- a CDS encoding UDP-glucose dehydrogenase family protein, translating into MKICFIGTGYVGLVSGVLFSDFGNTVYCVDNNKKKIKDLENNILPIYEPGLDEIVNKNFNAKRLIFTTDIDKAIQNSDIIFIAVGTPSGKNGQSADLSNVFKVAKTISKNLNKHKTIITKSTVPLGTGDRIEKILSKHNPSNKFDVVSNPEFLREGEALRDFRYPDRVVIGTNNSKKISPILKKLYDPIIKKGAKFIVVSRKAAELIKYAANAFLATKITFINEIANLCEKTGINVDDIAEGIGTDQRIGSRFLRAGPAYGGSCFPKDTKALAKTSDDFKVNLSLVKNVIRSNGNRNNLITQKILKIAKQNNLKKIGFLGVTFKANTDDMRDSSSLFIIPKLLKNNLKISYYEPTGSKSILSKYKKIKYCINQKELITNCDFVIIHSDWDEFKNIDFNKVSKNKKLSICDLRNLYHPDEFKNKKIKYYSIGRPFHE; encoded by the coding sequence ATGAAAATTTGTTTTATTGGAACAGGTTATGTAGGTTTAGTGTCCGGAGTTTTGTTCTCTGATTTCGGGAATACAGTTTATTGCGTAGATAATAATAAAAAAAAAATAAAAGACTTAGAAAACAATATACTTCCAATTTACGAACCGGGGCTAGATGAAATTGTTAATAAAAATTTTAATGCAAAAAGACTTATTTTTACAACTGATATCGATAAAGCCATTCAAAACTCAGACATCATCTTTATTGCTGTAGGTACTCCGTCAGGAAAAAATGGTCAATCAGCTGATCTATCCAATGTATTTAAAGTTGCAAAAACTATTTCAAAAAATCTCAATAAACACAAGACTATAATCACAAAGTCTACAGTGCCTCTTGGAACAGGAGATAGGATAGAAAAAATTTTAAGTAAACATAACCCTAGCAATAAGTTTGATGTAGTTTCAAATCCAGAATTTTTAAGAGAAGGGGAGGCTCTCAGAGACTTTAGATACCCCGACAGAGTAGTAATTGGAACTAATAATTCAAAAAAAATTTCACCTATTCTTAAAAAGCTATACGATCCAATTATAAAAAAAGGTGCTAAGTTTATTGTTGTCTCACGTAAAGCTGCTGAATTGATAAAGTATGCAGCCAATGCTTTTTTAGCTACTAAAATTACTTTTATTAACGAGATTGCTAATCTTTGTGAAAAAACAGGAATCAATGTTGATGATATTGCTGAGGGTATAGGAACCGATCAAAGAATTGGCTCTCGTTTCTTAAGGGCTGGTCCCGCATATGGTGGCTCTTGCTTTCCAAAAGATACAAAAGCGCTAGCAAAGACTTCTGATGACTTTAAAGTAAACCTGAGTTTAGTTAAAAACGTAATACGATCCAATGGAAATCGTAACAATTTAATCACTCAAAAAATTTTAAAAATTGCCAAACAAAACAATCTTAAAAAGATCGGTTTTTTAGGTGTAACTTTTAAAGCTAATACAGATGATATGAGAGATTCGTCAAGCCTGTTTATTATTCCTAAGCTTTTAAAGAATAATTTAAAAATTAGCTATTACGAACCAACGGGCAGCAAGAGCATTCTGTCTAAGTACAAAAAAATTAAATACTGCATTAATCAAAAAGAATTAATCACAAACTGTGATTTTGTTATTATTCATAGTGATTGGGACGAATTTAAAAATATTGATTTTAACAAAGTGAGTAAAAACAAAAAACTATCTATTTGTGATTTAAGGAATTTGTATCATCCTGATGAATTTAAAAATAAAAAAATAAAATATTATTCTATAGGCCGTCCTTTTCATGAGTAA
- a CDS encoding aspartate carbamoyltransferase catalytic subunit, translating into MATNKLQAIKFNHTHLLGIQYLSIPEVNLILDESLAFVDLNRQENKKLKILNGKTQINLFFENSTRTLSSFELAGKRLGADVMNMNVAQSAIKKGETLIDTAMTLNAMHPDILVIRHQDSGAANLLSQKVNCSVINAGDGRREHPTQALLDAMTIRMKKGKIEGLRVAICGDILHSRVARSNIYLLNMLGAEVRVIGPSTLMPKYIEGFGVKSFTNMEEGLEGCDIIMMLRMQTERMDGSYMPSTREYYEFFALDYKKIKNAKSDALIMHPGPMNRGIEIDTNLADDINRSIIVQQVEMGVAVRMAVLKILMEAKQ; encoded by the coding sequence ATGGCAACAAACAAACTTCAAGCTATTAAATTTAATCACACACATCTTTTAGGTATCCAATATTTATCCATTCCCGAAGTTAATCTTATATTAGATGAATCTTTGGCTTTTGTTGATCTCAACAGACAAGAAAACAAAAAATTAAAGATTTTAAATGGAAAGACTCAAATCAACTTATTCTTTGAAAATTCCACTAGAACATTAAGCTCATTTGAATTAGCTGGAAAAAGACTTGGTGCTGATGTTATGAATATGAATGTTGCACAGTCAGCGATTAAAAAGGGAGAAACTTTAATCGACACAGCTATGACTTTGAATGCGATGCATCCTGATATTTTGGTTATTAGACATCAAGACTCAGGTGCTGCAAACCTTCTTTCTCAAAAAGTAAATTGCTCTGTAATAAATGCTGGAGACGGTCGTAGAGAACACCCCACCCAAGCTTTATTGGATGCAATGACAATTAGAATGAAAAAAGGAAAAATAGAAGGACTCCGTGTAGCTATTTGTGGAGATATTTTGCACTCTAGAGTAGCTAGATCTAATATTTATTTATTAAATATGCTTGGTGCTGAGGTTAGAGTTATTGGCCCCTCAACTTTAATGCCAAAATATATTGAGGGATTTGGTGTCAAATCTTTTACTAATATGGAGGAGGGTCTGGAGGGTTGTGACATAATTATGATGTTAAGAATGCAGACCGAAAGAATGGATGGGTCTTACATGCCCTCTACGAGAGAATATTATGAATTTTTTGCACTTGATTATAAAAAAATTAAAAATGCAAAATCAGATGCTTTGATTATGCATCCAGGCCCTATGAACAGAGGAATAGAAATTGATACTAATCTAGCAGATGACATCAATAGAAGCATCATAGTACAGCAAGTTGAGATGGGAGTTGCCGTACGAATGGCTGTTCTTAAAATTTTAATGGAAGCTAAGCAATGA
- a CDS encoding sugar phosphate nucleotidyltransferase yields MITQAIIPLAGLGTRMLPLTKAFPKELWPLGKTSILERVLKECDEAGIKEVFLVISKRKSIIKKYFDKDRELEKRILNNKKAIKKINILKKYQKKIKFVYQNSAKGLGDAVNACRKKIISDHFLLILPDDIIIKKNCSRELVSIHKAYKSSVVATKIVQKKDVDRYGILGFSKKNKSILDINKFVEKPKISLAPSKYAIIGRYILSKKIFKFLNKSKKGKHGEVQITDAMNKLLISGEKFNGSIFKGSYLDCGTMDGYIESFNKIGNY; encoded by the coding sequence ATGATCACTCAAGCAATTATACCACTAGCAGGTCTTGGAACAAGGATGTTACCTTTAACGAAAGCTTTCCCCAAAGAGCTTTGGCCTTTAGGAAAAACATCTATTTTAGAAAGAGTTTTAAAAGAATGTGATGAAGCAGGCATTAAAGAAGTGTTTTTAGTGATTTCAAAACGAAAAAGTATTATAAAAAAATACTTTGATAAAGATCGCGAACTAGAAAAAAGAATCTTAAATAATAAAAAAGCAATTAAAAAAATAAATATTCTTAAAAAGTATCAAAAAAAGATAAAATTTGTTTATCAAAATTCTGCAAAAGGATTAGGTGATGCGGTAAATGCGTGTCGTAAAAAAATAATATCAGATCATTTTTTACTAATTTTGCCCGATGACATAATAATTAAGAAGAATTGTAGCCGTGAATTAGTTAGTATACACAAAGCTTACAAGTCATCAGTTGTTGCGACCAAGATTGTTCAGAAAAAAGACGTTGATAGGTATGGAATTTTAGGATTTTCTAAAAAAAATAAGAGTATACTCGATATTAATAAATTTGTTGAAAAACCTAAAATTTCTCTAGCACCTTCAAAATACGCTATTATTGGCAGGTATATTTTAAGTAAAAAAATATTTAAGTTTCTAAATAAAAGCAAAAAAGGTAAGCATGGAGAAGTTCAAATTACCGATGCAATGAATAAGCTCTTGATTAGTGGTGAAAAATTTAATGGATCTATTTTTAAAGGATCGTATTTGGACTGTGGAACTATGGATGGTTATATTGAATCATTCAATAAAATAGGCAATTATTAA